From [Clostridium] symbiosum, a single genomic window includes:
- a CDS encoding YbaB/EbfC family nucleoid-associated protein has translation MAKRGGFPGGMPGNMNNLMKQAQRMQRQMEETTKELEEKQYTASAGGGAVAVTVSGKKEVVSVKLSEEVVDPEDIEMLQDLIVAATNEAFRQAEEESSAAMSKLTGGLGGLGGGFPF, from the coding sequence ATGGCTAAGCGTGGCGGTTTTCCAGGCGGAATGCCTGGCAATATGAATAATTTGATGAAGCAGGCGCAGAGGATGCAGCGGCAGATGGAAGAGACGACAAAAGAGCTGGAAGAAAAGCAGTATACTGCTTCCGCAGGCGGCGGAGCCGTAGCGGTTACCGTTTCCGGCAAGAAAGAAGTTGTGTCTGTGAAACTTTCAGAAGAAGTAGTGGATCCGGAAGATATTGAGATGCTCCAGGATCTGATCGTTGCTGCAACCAATGAGGCATTCCGCCAGGCGGAAGAGGAGAGCAGCGCGGCGATGTCAAAACTGACAGGCGGTTTAGGCGGCCTGGGAGGCGGTTTCCCGTTCTAA